A single Pantoea rwandensis DNA region contains:
- the barA gene encoding two-component sensor histidine kinase BarA codes for MTKYSLRARMMILILAPTLMIGLLLSTFFVVHRYNELQHQVRDAGSNIIEPLAVSSEYGMTWHNRDAIRELVSLLHRRHSDIVRAITIFDNNNHIYVTSNNNQNLALLQKEDISTLEDGVSVERHGNLMVLRTPIISERYSVDELPGEDAKPAGNPLGYVAIELDLQSVRLEQYKEVFVATLLLLFCLCIAMLFAYRLMRDVTGPIRNMVSTVDRIRRGQLDSRVDGYMLGELSILKNGINAMAMSLTAYHEEMQQNIDQATYDLRETLEQLEIQNVELDLAKKRAQEAARIKSEFLANMSHELRTPLNGVIGFTRQMLKTGLSTNQRDYMSTIERSANNLLSIINDVLDFSKLEAGKLVLESIPFPLRATLDETLVLLAPSAHDKGLEITVCLEKQVPDNVIGDPLRLQQIMINLIGNAIKFTEQGHIDLRVELRSLSTTRVELEIQVHDTGIGISEQQQSQLFQAFRQADASISRRHGGTGLGLVITQKLVSEMGGEIAFHSRQNQGSTFWVHVHLDLNPNAPPIPRMLEDLRAIPLAYIEPHAAVAKAVQEMLSITPLQVQHFTSLEALPDTRFPLLLMGLPVNDPHPATLPDALIQRLRAHADSVLLALPSEMMLFADDLRARGIAGCIAKPVSLTRLLPMLLDLHSLHNDALPHSTRQPLTVMAVDDNPANLKLIGALLEEQVQHIILCDNAEQAIRQARLHKLDVILMDIQMPDIDGIRASEIIRSLPLHANTPIVAVTAHALDGERQQLIGAGMNDYLAKPIDEGKLSQLLQRYAPNPTAAPTPLPDVAPSLDWALALRQAANKPDLARDLLQMLLDFLPEVEARVESSMASNDVNGLREIIHKLHGSASYSGVPRLKQLCQQLEKSLHQESDIEALEPELLELSDEMANVAREARKVLGVG; via the coding sequence ATGACCAAATATAGCCTGCGGGCGCGAATGATGATTTTGATACTGGCGCCAACGTTAATGATTGGTCTGCTGCTCAGTACCTTCTTCGTGGTGCATCGTTATAACGAATTACAACATCAGGTGCGCGATGCCGGATCGAACATTATTGAACCGCTGGCTGTCTCCAGCGAATACGGCATGACCTGGCACAATCGTGATGCGATTCGCGAGCTGGTCAGCCTGCTGCATCGTCGTCATTCCGATATTGTCCGTGCCATTACCATTTTCGACAACAACAATCACATCTACGTCACCTCGAACAACAACCAAAACCTCGCGTTATTGCAAAAAGAAGACATCTCGACGCTGGAAGATGGTGTATCGGTGGAGCGCCACGGCAATTTGATGGTGCTGCGAACCCCGATTATCTCCGAACGCTATTCCGTAGACGAACTGCCCGGTGAAGATGCCAAACCCGCGGGGAATCCGTTGGGGTATGTGGCCATTGAACTCGATCTGCAATCGGTGCGGCTGGAGCAGTACAAAGAGGTGTTTGTGGCCACTTTGCTCTTACTGTTTTGTTTGTGCATCGCCATGCTGTTTGCCTATCGTCTGATGCGCGACGTCACCGGGCCGATTCGGAACATGGTTTCCACCGTGGACCGCATCCGTCGCGGCCAACTCGACAGCCGCGTTGATGGCTACATGCTGGGCGAACTGAGCATTCTGAAAAACGGCATCAATGCCATGGCGATGTCGCTCACTGCCTATCACGAAGAGATGCAGCAGAATATCGATCAGGCCACCTACGATCTGCGTGAAACCCTGGAACAGCTGGAGATTCAAAACGTCGAGCTGGATTTAGCGAAGAAGCGCGCGCAGGAAGCGGCGCGTATCAAATCCGAATTCCTCGCCAATATGTCGCATGAATTACGAACACCGCTCAACGGAGTGATTGGCTTTACCCGTCAGATGCTGAAAACCGGACTGAGCACCAACCAGCGCGATTATATGAGCACTATTGAGCGCTCGGCCAATAACCTGCTGAGCATCATCAACGATGTGCTGGATTTCTCGAAACTCGAAGCCGGCAAGCTGGTGCTGGAATCGATCCCCTTCCCGCTCCGCGCCACGCTGGATGAAACCCTGGTGCTGCTGGCACCTTCAGCACATGACAAAGGGCTGGAGATCACCGTTTGTCTGGAAAAACAGGTGCCGGATAATGTGATTGGCGACCCGCTGCGTTTACAGCAGATCATGATTAACCTGATTGGTAATGCCATTAAGTTTACTGAGCAGGGGCACATCGATTTGCGTGTTGAGCTGCGTAGCCTGAGCACCACGCGCGTTGAACTGGAAATTCAGGTACACGACACCGGCATTGGCATTTCTGAGCAGCAACAGTCACAGCTGTTCCAGGCGTTCCGTCAGGCCGATGCGAGTATTTCCCGCCGCCACGGCGGCACCGGTTTGGGTCTGGTGATCACGCAAAAACTGGTGTCGGAGATGGGCGGAGAGATTGCATTCCACAGCCGTCAGAACCAGGGATCCACTTTCTGGGTGCACGTTCATCTCGATCTCAATCCCAACGCGCCGCCCATCCCGCGCATGCTGGAAGATCTGCGCGCCATCCCGTTAGCCTATATCGAACCCCATGCCGCGGTGGCGAAAGCGGTACAGGAGATGCTCAGCATCACGCCGCTGCAGGTTCAGCATTTCACTTCACTGGAAGCGCTGCCGGATACCCGCTTCCCGCTGTTGTTGATGGGATTGCCGGTGAACGATCCTCACCCCGCCACGCTGCCGGATGCGTTAATTCAGCGGCTGCGCGCGCATGCCGATTCGGTACTGCTGGCGCTGCCCAGCGAGATGATGCTGTTCGCCGACGATTTGCGCGCACGTGGCATCGCCGGCTGCATCGCCAAACCCGTCTCACTGACGCGCTTGTTGCCGATGCTGCTGGATTTACACAGTTTGCACAACGATGCCTTACCGCACAGTACCCGCCAGCCGCTGACGGTGATGGCGGTGGATGACAATCCTGCCAATCTGAAATTAATTGGTGCGCTGCTGGAGGAGCAGGTTCAGCACATCATTCTGTGCGACAACGCGGAACAGGCCATCCGCCAGGCGCGGTTACACAAGCTGGATGTGATTTTAATGGATATCCAGATGCCGGATATTGACGGCATTCGCGCCAGTGAAATCATTCGCAGCCTGCCGCTACATGCGAATACCCCGATTGTCGCGGTCACTGCACATGCACTGGATGGCGAGCGCCAGCAGCTGATTGGTGCCGGGATGAATGATTATCTGGCGAAGCCGATTGACGAAGGCAAACTGAGCCAGCTGCTGCAGCGTTATGCCCCGAACCCCACGGCGGCACCCACACCGCTGCCAGATGTTGCGCCGTCGCTCGACTGGGCGCTGGCACTGCGTCAGGCCGCCAATAAACCAGATCTGGCGCGCGATCTGCTGCAGATGCTGCTGGATTTCCTGCCGGAAGTGGAGGCGCGCGTGGAGAGTTCCATGGCCAGTAATGATGTTAATGGCCTGCGCGAGATCATCCACAAACTGCACGGCAGCGCCAGCTACAGCGGCGTGCCCAGACTGAAACAGCTGTGTCAGCAGCTGGAGAAGAGTCTGCATCAGGAGAGTGATATCGAAGCGCTGGAGCCGGAATTGTTGGAATTGAGTGATGAGATGGCGAACGTGGCGCGTGAGGCCAGGAAAGTGTTGGGCGTGGGATAA
- the mazG gene encoding nucleoside triphosphate pyrophosphohydrolase, which produces MTALNRLLTIMQTLRDPERGCPWDRQQTFASIAPYTLEETYEVIDAIQREDFDDLRGELGDLLFQVVFYAQMADEQHRFNFDDICNAISDKLERRHPHIFGDVQAETTQEVLKNWEAIKHSERAEKSQHSVLDDIPKALPALMRAHKIQKRCSTVGFDWNNLGPVLDKVHEEIDEVMHEAQQAVVDNDKLEEEIGDLLFATVNLSRHLGSKAEIALQKANDKFERRFRQVESIISGQGLAMQDATLDQMEAAWQQVKCSENKD; this is translated from the coding sequence ATGACCGCCCTGAATCGTCTGCTCACCATCATGCAAACCTTGCGCGACCCGGAACGTGGCTGCCCGTGGGATCGTCAGCAGACCTTCGCCTCCATCGCCCCTTACACGCTGGAAGAGACCTACGAAGTGATCGACGCGATTCAGCGCGAGGACTTTGATGACCTGCGCGGTGAACTGGGCGACCTGCTGTTTCAGGTGGTGTTTTATGCGCAGATGGCCGATGAGCAGCACCGTTTCAATTTCGATGACATCTGCAACGCCATCAGCGACAAGCTGGAGCGCCGTCATCCGCATATTTTTGGTGATGTGCAGGCTGAAACCACACAGGAAGTGCTGAAAAACTGGGAAGCGATCAAACACAGCGAGCGCGCAGAGAAGTCACAGCATTCTGTGCTGGATGACATTCCAAAAGCCCTGCCTGCACTGATGCGTGCTCACAAAATCCAGAAGCGCTGTAGCACGGTGGGATTCGACTGGAACAACCTGGGGCCAGTGCTCGATAAAGTGCATGAAGAAATCGATGAAGTGATGCACGAAGCGCAGCAGGCGGTGGTCGACAATGACAAGCTGGAAGAGGAGATTGGCGATTTGCTGTTTGCCACCGTCAACCTTTCTCGTCATTTGGGCAGCAAGGCCGAAATCGCCTTACAAAAAGCCAATGATAAATTTGAGCGTCGCTTCCGTCAGGTTGAATCCATCATCAGCGGGCAGGGACTGGCGATGCAGGATGCGACCCTGGATCAAATGGAAGCCGCCTGGCAGCAGGTGAAATGCAGTGAGAACAAAGACTAA
- the rlmD gene encoding 23S rRNA (uracil(1939)-C(5))-methyltransferase RlmD, with amino-acid sequence MAQFYSAKQRVATKQRITVTIEDLDPFGQGVARHNGKAMFVSGALPGEQAEVMVVEDKRQFSRAKAKKITQPSAQREKPRCVHFGVCGGCQQQHAAIALQEESKARALSRMLSRDAPLPVQVNEIIRGNTWGYRRRARLGLQWQPKQQRLLMGFRQAATNDLVALSQCPILVPELEALLQPLHHCLSTLQAARRLGHVELVLADNGPVMVLRHLDALSAGDRAKLERFSHEHQLMLYLADGGDTLQPLGDYAPFYQSFDLKLTFSPQDFIQVNDGVNQQMVAKAIEWLDLQPEDRVLDLFCGMGNFTLPVGKFVQNAVGVEGVAALVHQAAYNAELNNLKNVRFFQHNLEEDVAHQPWAAQGFNKVLLDPARAGAAGVMSHIVKLAPQRVVYVSCNPTTLARDSQALLSAGYHLERVAMLDMFPHTSHLESMVLFSKA; translated from the coding sequence ATGGCGCAATTTTACTCCGCAAAACAGCGTGTGGCGACAAAGCAGCGTATTACCGTCACTATCGAAGACCTTGACCCCTTTGGACAAGGTGTTGCGCGCCATAATGGCAAAGCGATGTTTGTCAGCGGCGCACTGCCGGGTGAACAGGCCGAAGTCATGGTCGTGGAAGATAAACGTCAGTTCTCGCGGGCCAAAGCCAAAAAGATTACTCAGCCGAGCGCACAGCGGGAAAAACCGCGCTGCGTGCACTTTGGTGTCTGCGGTGGCTGCCAGCAACAGCATGCCGCGATCGCGTTACAGGAGGAGAGTAAAGCACGTGCGCTGAGCCGAATGCTGAGTCGGGATGCGCCTTTGCCGGTGCAGGTAAATGAGATCATCCGTGGCAACACCTGGGGCTACCGCCGCCGCGCTCGCCTGGGACTGCAATGGCAGCCTAAACAGCAACGTTTGCTGATGGGTTTCCGCCAGGCAGCAACCAATGATTTAGTGGCGCTAAGCCAATGCCCCATTTTGGTGCCCGAGCTTGAGGCGTTACTCCAGCCATTGCACCACTGCCTCAGCACCCTGCAGGCCGCACGGCGACTGGGCCATGTCGAGTTAGTGCTGGCGGACAATGGCCCGGTGATGGTGCTGCGTCATCTTGATGCATTGTCCGCGGGCGATCGTGCAAAACTGGAACGCTTTTCGCATGAGCATCAGCTGATGCTCTATCTGGCCGACGGCGGCGACACTTTGCAGCCGCTGGGGGATTATGCACCGTTCTACCAATCGTTTGATTTGAAACTGACTTTCAGCCCGCAGGATTTCATTCAGGTGAATGATGGCGTGAATCAGCAGATGGTGGCAAAAGCCATTGAATGGCTCGATTTACAGCCCGAAGATCGGGTGCTGGATCTGTTTTGCGGTATGGGTAATTTCACTTTGCCTGTAGGAAAGTTCGTACAAAATGCTGTGGGTGTGGAGGGTGTTGCAGCTTTAGTCCATCAGGCAGCGTATAATGCTGAGTTGAATAATCTTAAAAATGTCCGCTTTTTCCAGCACAACCTGGAAGAAGACGTTGCCCACCAGCCGTGGGCAGCGCAGGGATTTAACAAGGTGTTACTGGATCCAGCACGTGCTGGGGCCGCGGGTGTGATGTCGCATATCGTTAAACTTGCGCCACAACGCGTGGTCTATGTTTCCTGTAACCCAACAACACTTGCGCGCGACAGTCAGGCATTACTGTCGGCGGGCTACCATTTGGAAAGGGTCGCGATGCTGGATATGTTCCCTCATACCAGTCATCTCGAGTCCATGGTGCTGTTTAGCAAAGCATAA
- the queE gene encoding 7-carboxy-7-deazaguanine synthase QueE — protein sequence MFYPINEMFQTLQGEGFYTGVPALFIRLQGCPVGCSWCDTKHTWEKLADRETSLGDILVKTVESDAWGSADAAMLIETIQRQGWTARHVVITGGEPAIFDLRPLTEALEAAGFECQIETSGTHEVHCSDSTWVTVSPKVNMRGGYDVLPQALQRADEIKHPVARERDVEALDGLLAGLHDDKKRIVALQPISRGDAATKLCIETCIARNWRLSMQTHKYLNIA from the coding sequence ATGTTCTACCCGATTAACGAAATGTTCCAGACCCTGCAGGGCGAAGGATTTTACACCGGTGTTCCGGCGCTGTTCATCCGTTTACAGGGATGTCCGGTGGGCTGTAGCTGGTGTGATACCAAGCATACGTGGGAAAAACTGGCCGATCGGGAGACCTCGCTGGGCGATATTCTGGTGAAAACCGTGGAGAGTGATGCCTGGGGCAGTGCCGATGCGGCGATGCTGATTGAGACTATTCAACGTCAGGGCTGGACTGCACGCCATGTGGTGATCACCGGTGGCGAACCGGCTATTTTTGATTTGCGCCCGTTGACCGAGGCGTTGGAAGCAGCCGGTTTCGAGTGCCAGATTGAGACCAGTGGTACGCATGAAGTGCACTGTTCTGACAGCACCTGGGTGACGGTTTCACCGAAGGTGAATATGCGCGGTGGTTACGATGTGCTGCCACAGGCGTTGCAGCGTGCCGATGAAATTAAACATCCGGTGGCGCGTGAGCGTGATGTGGAAGCTTTAGATGGGCTGCTGGCAGGCTTGCACGATGACAAGAAGCGCATCGTGGCGCTACAACCGATCAGTCGTGGCGATGCCGCCACCAAACTGTGCATTGAGACCTGCATTGCGCGTAACTGGCGTCTTTCGATGCAGACACATAAGTATTTGAATATCGCCTGA
- the pyrG gene encoding glutamine hydrolyzing CTP synthase, which produces MTTNYIFVTGGVVSSLGKGIAAASLAAILEARGLNVTIMKLDPYINVDPGTMSPTQHGEVFVTDDGAETDLDLGHYERFIRTKMSRRNNFTTGRIYSEVLRKERRGDYLGATIQVIPHITNAIKERIIEGGEGHDVVLVEIGGTVGDIESLPFLEAIRQMAVDVGREHTMYMHLTLVPYMAAAGEVKTKPTQHSVKELLSIGIQPDVLICRSDRAVPANERAKIALFCNVPEKAVISLKDVDSIYKIPGLLKSQGLDDYICKRFNLSAPEANLAEWEQVIYEEANPGGEVTIGMVGKYVELPDAYKSVIEALKHGGLKNRVTVNIKLIDSQDVESRGVEILKDLDAILIPGGFGYRGVEGKMLTAQYARENNIPYLGICLGMQVALMEFARNVAGMADANSTEFVPDCKYPVVALITEWRDEEGNVEQRTEQSDLGGTMRLGSQQCQLTPESKVRQLYGSDVITERHRHRYEVNNLLLKPIEAAGLHIAGRSGDDQLVEIIELPNHPWFVACQFHPEFTSTPRDGHPLFAGFVKAAQEHQKRLAK; this is translated from the coding sequence ATGACAACGAATTATATTTTTGTGACCGGCGGGGTCGTATCCTCTCTGGGCAAAGGCATTGCCGCAGCCTCCCTCGCAGCCATCCTTGAAGCACGTGGTCTGAATGTGACCATCATGAAACTCGATCCGTACATTAACGTCGATCCGGGTACCATGAGCCCAACGCAGCACGGTGAAGTGTTTGTTACCGATGATGGGGCCGAAACCGATCTGGACTTGGGTCACTACGAGCGCTTCATCCGTACCAAAATGTCGCGCCGCAACAACTTTACGACCGGTCGTATCTACTCAGAAGTGCTGCGCAAAGAGCGTCGCGGTGACTATCTGGGTGCCACGATTCAGGTCATCCCACACATCACCAACGCCATCAAAGAACGCATTATTGAAGGCGGCGAAGGTCATGATGTCGTGCTGGTGGAAATCGGCGGTACCGTAGGCGATATCGAATCCCTGCCGTTCCTCGAAGCGATTCGCCAGATGGCCGTTGATGTGGGCCGTGAACACACCATGTATATGCACCTGACTTTGGTGCCGTATATGGCCGCTGCAGGCGAAGTGAAAACCAAGCCAACCCAGCATTCAGTGAAAGAGCTGCTGTCGATCGGTATCCAGCCTGATGTGCTGATCTGCCGTTCTGACCGTGCTGTGCCGGCCAACGAACGTGCGAAGATAGCCCTGTTCTGTAACGTGCCCGAGAAAGCGGTTATTTCCCTGAAAGATGTGGATTCCATCTACAAGATTCCTGGCCTGTTGAAATCACAGGGTCTGGATGACTATATCTGTAAGCGTTTCAATCTGAGCGCTCCGGAAGCGAACCTGGCCGAATGGGAACAGGTTATCTATGAAGAAGCCAATCCGGGCGGCGAAGTGACCATCGGTATGGTCGGCAAGTATGTCGAGCTGCCTGATGCTTACAAATCAGTGATTGAAGCACTGAAGCACGGTGGCCTGAAAAATCGTGTGACCGTGAACATTAAGTTGATCGACTCGCAGGATGTAGAATCACGCGGTGTCGAAATTCTGAAAGATCTGGATGCTATCCTGATCCCGGGTGGCTTCGGCTACCGTGGTGTGGAAGGCAAAATGCTCACTGCGCAATACGCGCGTGAGAACAACATCCCTTACCTCGGTATCTGCCTGGGTATGCAGGTTGCGCTGATGGAATTCGCACGCAACGTGGCCGGGATGGCAGACGCCAACTCAACGGAATTTGTGCCAGACTGTAAGTACCCAGTGGTCGCGCTGATCACTGAATGGCGTGATGAAGAAGGCAACGTTGAGCAACGTACTGAGCAGAGCGATCTGGGCGGCACCATGCGTCTGGGTAGCCAGCAGTGCCAGTTGACGCCGGAAAGTAAAGTGCGCCAGCTATACGGTTCTGACGTGATTACTGAACGTCACCGTCATCGTTATGAAGTGAACAATCTGCTGTTGAAGCCGATTGAAGCGGCGGGTCTGCATATTGCGGGCCGTTCCGGCGACGACCAGCTGGTGGAGATCATCGAACTCCCGAACCATCCGTGGTTTGTAGCTTGTCAGTTCCACCCGGAATTCACGTCGACCCCGCGTGATGGTCATCCGCTGTTCGCTGGCTTTGTTAAAGCCGCGCAGGAGCACCAGAAGCGGTTAGCGAAGTAA
- the relA gene encoding GTP diphosphokinase: protein MVAVRSAHLNTEGEFALDQWIASLNINNPQSCQRLADTWRYCETETHNHPDQALLLWRGIEMVEILTMLSMDNDSLRAALLFPLANADVVSEEELEKSFGKGIVSLVHGVRDMDAIRQLKAIHNDSMASEQVDNVRRMLLAMVEDFRCVVIKLAERIAHLREMKDAPEDERVLAAKESTNIYAPLANRLGIGQLKWELEDYCFRYLHPDEYKRIAKLLHERRIDREGYIDNFVSNLRAEMQKEGVRAEVYGRPKHIYSIWRKMQKKSLAFDELFDVRAVRIVAERLQDCYGALGTVHTLYRHLPSEFDDYVANPKPNGYQSIHTVVLGPQGKTVEIQIRTRQMHEDAELGVAAHWKYKEGPTSSNARGAAGHEERIAWLRKLITWQEEMADSGEMLEEVRSQVFDDRVYVFTPKGDVVDLPSGSTPLDFAYHIHSDIGHRCIGAKISGRIVPFTYQLQMGDQIEVITQKQPNPSRDWLNPNLGYITTSRGRSKIHAWFRKQDRDKNILAGRQILESELSQLDISFRDAEKILLPRYNVSSQDELLAMIGGGDIRLNQMVNFLQAKLNKPSAEEEDREALRQLTQKSHQPSSARRESGRVVVEGVGNLLHHIARCCQPIPGDDIVGFITQGRGISIHRADCDQLSELISHAPERIVDAVWGEDYSSGYSLVVRVTANDRSGLLRDITTILANEKVNVLGVSSRSDTKKQLATIDMDIEIYNQQVLGRVLARLNQVPDIIDARRLN, encoded by the coding sequence ATGGTTGCGGTTAGAAGTGCGCATTTGAATACGGAAGGGGAATTTGCCCTCGACCAGTGGATCGCCAGTTTAAATATCAATAATCCGCAATCCTGTCAGCGATTGGCGGATACCTGGCGCTACTGTGAAACCGAAACGCACAACCATCCAGATCAGGCTCTGCTGCTGTGGCGCGGTATTGAGATGGTGGAAATACTCACCATGCTCAGTATGGACAACGATAGCCTGCGTGCGGCCTTACTGTTCCCGCTGGCCAACGCGGATGTGGTCAGTGAAGAAGAGCTGGAAAAGTCGTTCGGCAAAGGCATTGTCTCGCTGGTACACGGCGTGCGCGATATGGACGCGATCCGCCAGCTGAAAGCCATCCACAATGATTCGATGGCCTCCGAGCAGGTGGATAACGTGCGCCGCATGCTGCTGGCGATGGTGGAAGATTTCCGCTGCGTGGTCATCAAGCTGGCCGAGCGTATCGCCCACCTGCGTGAAATGAAGGATGCACCTGAAGACGAACGTGTGCTCGCTGCCAAAGAGAGCACCAACATCTATGCGCCGTTAGCCAATCGTCTGGGTATCGGTCAGCTCAAATGGGAGCTGGAAGATTACTGCTTCCGCTATCTGCACCCCGATGAGTACAAACGCATCGCCAAACTGCTGCATGAGCGCCGTATTGACCGCGAAGGTTACATTGATAACTTCGTGAGTAACTTACGTGCAGAGATGCAGAAGGAGGGCGTGCGTGCTGAAGTCTATGGCCGCCCGAAACATATCTACAGCATCTGGCGCAAGATGCAGAAGAAGTCGCTGGCGTTTGATGAGCTGTTCGATGTGCGCGCGGTGCGCATCGTGGCGGAACGTTTGCAGGATTGCTATGGCGCCCTGGGCACCGTGCACACGCTGTATCGCCATCTTCCCAGCGAGTTCGACGACTACGTTGCCAATCCAAAACCCAACGGTTATCAATCCATTCACACGGTGGTGCTCGGTCCGCAGGGCAAGACGGTAGAGATCCAGATTCGTACTCGCCAGATGCATGAAGATGCGGAGTTGGGCGTGGCCGCGCACTGGAAGTACAAAGAAGGCCCGACTTCCAGCAACGCGCGCGGTGCGGCAGGGCACGAAGAACGCATTGCGTGGCTGCGTAAGCTGATTACCTGGCAGGAAGAGATGGCGGATTCCGGCGAGATGCTGGAAGAGGTGCGCAGCCAGGTCTTTGACGATCGGGTGTACGTGTTTACCCCGAAAGGCGATGTGGTCGATCTGCCATCCGGTTCAACACCGCTGGACTTCGCTTATCATATTCACAGTGATATCGGCCATCGCTGCATTGGTGCCAAGATCAGCGGCCGTATCGTGCCGTTCACCTATCAGTTGCAGATGGGCGATCAGATTGAGGTCATTACCCAGAAGCAGCCTAACCCGAGCCGCGACTGGCTGAACCCGAACCTCGGCTATATCACCACCAGCCGTGGCCGTTCGAAGATTCACGCCTGGTTCCGCAAACAGGATCGCGACAAGAACATTCTGGCCGGCCGCCAGATTCTTGAAAGCGAGTTGAGCCAGCTGGATATCAGTTTCCGCGATGCAGAAAAAATTCTGCTGCCGCGTTATAACGTCAGCTCGCAGGATGAGCTACTGGCGATGATTGGCGGCGGCGATATTCGCCTCAATCAGATGGTCAACTTCCTGCAGGCCAAGCTCAACAAGCCGAGTGCGGAAGAGGAAGATCGTGAAGCGCTGCGCCAGCTGACGCAAAAATCACATCAGCCTTCCTCTGCGCGCAGAGAGAGTGGGCGCGTGGTGGTGGAAGGTGTGGGCAATCTGCTGCACCACATTGCGCGCTGCTGCCAGCCGATTCCGGGTGACGATATTGTGGGCTTTATCACTCAGGGGCGCGGAATTTCCATTCACCGTGCCGACTGTGACCAGCTCAGCGAACTGATCTCCCATGCGCCTGAGCGTATTGTCGATGCGGTGTGGGGCGAAGATTACTCGAGCGGCTATTCGCTGGTGGTACGCGTCACCGCCAACGATCGCAGCGGGTTATTGCGCGATATCACCACCATTCTGGCGAATGAGAAGGTTAACGTGCTGGGTGTTTCCAGCCGCAGCGACACCAAAAAGCAGCTGGCAACCATTGATATGGATATCGAAATCTACAACCAGCAGGTGCTGGGTCGCGTGCTGGCGCGTCTTAACCAGGTGCCGGATATCATCGACGCACGCCGTCTGAACTGA
- the eno gene encoding phosphopyruvate hydratase, which produces MSKIVKVIGREIIDSRGNPTVEAEVHLEGGFVGLAAAPSGASTGSREALELRDGDKSRFLGKGVTKAVAAVNGPIAAAVTGKDAKDQANIDKIMIELDGTENKSNFGANAILAVSLAAAKAAAASKGLPLYAHIAELNGTPGKFSMPLPMMNIINGGEHADNNVDIQEFMIQPVGAKNVKEAIRMGSEVFHNLAKVLKAKGMSTAVGDEGGYAPNLGSNAEALAVIAEAVKAAGYELGKDITLAMDCAASEFYKDGKYVLAGEGNKAFTSEEFTHFLEDLTKQYPIVSIEDGLDESDWAGFAYQTKVLGDKIQLVGDDLFVTNTKILKEGIDKGIANSILIKFNQIGSLTETLAAIKMAKDAGYTAVISHRSGETEDATIADLAVGTAAGQIKTGSMSRSDRVAKYNQLIRIEEALGDKAPFNGLKEVKGQ; this is translated from the coding sequence ATGTCCAAAATCGTAAAAGTCATCGGTCGCGAAATCATCGACTCCCGTGGCAACCCGACTGTAGAAGCAGAAGTGCATCTGGAAGGCGGTTTCGTTGGTCTGGCTGCTGCGCCATCAGGTGCTTCAACCGGTTCTCGCGAAGCACTGGAGCTGCGTGACGGTGACAAATCTCGTTTCCTGGGCAAAGGCGTGACCAAAGCGGTTGCCGCTGTTAACGGTCCTATCGCTGCTGCGGTAACCGGTAAAGATGCCAAAGACCAGGCGAACATCGATAAGATCATGATCGAGCTGGACGGTACTGAGAACAAATCCAACTTCGGCGCTAACGCCATTCTGGCGGTTTCGCTGGCTGCAGCTAAAGCGGCTGCGGCTTCTAAAGGCCTGCCACTGTACGCGCACATCGCTGAACTGAACGGCACCCCAGGCAAATTCTCTATGCCACTGCCTATGATGAACATCATCAACGGTGGTGAGCACGCGGATAACAACGTTGATATCCAGGAATTCATGATTCAGCCTGTTGGCGCGAAAAACGTGAAAGAAGCCATCCGTATGGGTTCTGAAGTTTTCCACAACCTGGCAAAAGTGCTGAAAGCTAAAGGCATGAGCACTGCGGTCGGTGACGAAGGTGGCTACGCGCCTAACCTGGGTTCTAACGCCGAAGCGCTGGCTGTTATCGCTGAAGCGGTAAAAGCAGCAGGCTACGAGTTGGGCAAAGACATCACCCTGGCGATGGACTGTGCAGCGTCTGAATTCTACAAAGACGGCAAATATGTGCTGGCTGGCGAAGGCAACAAAGCTTTCACCTCTGAAGAGTTCACTCACTTCCTGGAAGACCTGACCAAACAGTACCCAATCGTGTCTATCGAAGACGGTTTGGACGAGTCTGACTGGGCGGGCTTCGCTTACCAGACCAAAGTACTGGGCGACAAAATTCAGCTGGTAGGTGACGACCTGTTCGTGACCAACACCAAAATTCTGAAAGAAGGTATCGATAAAGGCATCGCTAACTCCATCCTGATCAAATTCAACCAGATCGGTTCTCTGACCGAAACGCTGGCTGCAATCAAGATGGCAAAAGATGCAGGTTACACCGCGGTGATTTCACACCGTTCAGGTGAAACTGAAGATGCGACCATCGCTGACCTGGCGGTCGGTACTGCAGCAGGCCAGATCAAAACCGGTTCTATGAGCCGTTCTGACCGTGTTGCTAAGTACAACCAACTGATTCGTATCGAAGAAGCGCTGGGCGACAAAGCCCCGTTCAACGGTCTGAAAGAAGTTAAAGGCCAGTAA